In a genomic window of Methanofastidiosum sp.:
- a CDS encoding class I SAM-dependent methyltransferase: MKNTSSENQKEFYEKCYDRDTSIYSIPKDDDFIYGQILKQIRPYLSPGLEVLDLGCNNGTLSLYMAKCGCEVTGIDIASNAIESAKNNRDHHKLYNAKFKSIDFISDWNEEAAFDFIICNHVIEHVPQDDIFLKKIFESLKIGGNLLLITPTSYSSLVFMSKLFTGKFEHDEKVGHLRRYNKNQIKYLVEQSGFKINKIQYLDSALRDWLILFKPLNMLKKLSSYPPLGKVINLTDFLLANIYFFPAAISIHAYKDNQTKIYKNK, from the coding sequence ATGAAAAACACATCATCTGAAAATCAAAAAGAATTTTATGAAAAATGCTACGATAGAGATACAAGCATATATTCAATTCCTAAAGACGATGACTTTATCTATGGACAAATACTCAAACAAATCCGCCCCTATTTAAGCCCTGGTCTAGAGGTATTGGATTTAGGATGCAATAATGGTACTTTAAGTTTATATATGGCAAAGTGTGGATGTGAAGTTACAGGAATAGACATTGCAAGTAATGCAATAGAATCTGCTAAAAATAACAGAGATCATCATAAATTATACAATGCTAAATTCAAGTCAATTGATTTTATTTCTGATTGGAATGAAGAAGCAGCCTTTGATTTTATTATTTGTAATCATGTTATTGAGCATGTTCCACAAGATGATATATTTTTAAAGAAAATCTTTGAATCTCTAAAAATTGGTGGAAATCTATTATTGATCACCCCAACATCCTATTCATCTCTTGTTTTTATGAGTAAATTATTTACAGGAAAATTTGAGCATGATGAGAAAGTTGGACATCTACGCCGTTATAATAAAAATCAAATTAAATATTTAGTTGAACAATCCGGATTTAAAATAAACAAGATACAATATTTAGACAGTGCTTTACGCGATTGGTTAATTCTTTTCAAACCTCTGAATATGCTAAAAAAATTATCATCTTATCCTCCGTTAGGGAAAGTAATTAATTTAACGGATTTCTTATTAGCAAATATATATTTCTTCCCGGCAGCCATTAGTATACATGCATATAAAGACAATCAAACGAAAATTTATAAAAATAAATAA